A genome region from Desulfobacterales bacterium includes the following:
- a CDS encoding aminodeoxychorismate/anthranilate synthase component II → MIVIIDNYDSFTYNIVQAIGGLGARVEVFRNDKVDVDFIAALNPERLLISPGPCTPARAGISIAAIRYFSGRIPILGVCLGHQSVGEAFGGRTVRAERLMHGKTSPVTHDGRGVFTGLENPFDAMRYHSLIVEEATLPDCLEVSARSDTGELMGLRHRQLAIEGVQFHPESIMTPQGVDLLKNFLDPGYPDMLR, encoded by the coding sequence ATGATCGTAATTATCGACAACTATGATTCGTTCACCTATAACATCGTCCAGGCCATCGGCGGTCTCGGCGCCCGGGTGGAGGTGTTTCGCAACGACAAGGTGGATGTTGATTTCATCGCCGCCTTGAACCCGGAGCGGCTGCTGATCTCGCCCGGTCCCTGCACCCCGGCCCGGGCCGGAATCTCCATTGCGGCGATCCGTTATTTCAGCGGCCGGATTCCGATCCTGGGGGTCTGTCTCGGGCACCAGTCGGTGGGCGAGGCCTTTGGCGGCAGGACGGTCCGGGCCGAGCGGTTGATGCACGGCAAGACCAGCCCGGTCACCCATGACGGCCGCGGGGTGTTCACCGGCCTTGAGAATCCGTTCGATGCCATGCGCTATCATTCGTTGATTGTTGAGGAGGCAACCCTGCCCGATTGTCTGGAGGTGAGCGCCCGCTCCGATACCGGCGAGTTGATGGGCCTCCGGCACCGGCAACTGGCCATTGAGGGGGTGCAGTTTCACCCCGAATCGATCATGACCCCGCAAGGGGTGGATCTGCTCAAGAACTTTCTTGATCCGGGCTATCCGGACATGTTGCGTTAA
- the trpD gene encoding anthranilate phosphoribosyltransferase: MIREAINKVVTHTDLSEEEMVGVMNEIMGNEATPAQIGAFITGLRMKGETIAEISGAARVMREKATRVDGGDHEVLVDTCGTGGDGSGTFNVSTATAFVVAGAGLPVAKHGNRSISSHCGSADVLEALGVNLNLDADTVGRSVQEIGIGFLFAPMLHGAMKYAIGPRREIGIRTVFNLLGPLTNPAGANVQVMGVYDPELTEKLAEVLGRLGSQRALVVCGEGNLDELTVTGETKVSEWKDGAVNTYTVTPEEAGLGRATLAELKGGATAAESAEQLRQVLSGIEGPRLDMVLLNAGAALMAAGQVADLRAGVVRARQVVASGAALAKLEALVAFGSSQGDA; encoded by the coding sequence ATGATCAGGGAAGCGATTAACAAGGTGGTGACCCATACCGATCTCAGCGAAGAGGAGATGGTGGGGGTGATGAATGAAATCATGGGCAACGAGGCCACCCCGGCCCAGATCGGCGCCTTTATCACCGGGCTCAGGATGAAGGGCGAGACCATTGCGGAGATCAGCGGCGCGGCCCGGGTGATGCGGGAAAAGGCGACCCGGGTGGATGGCGGCGACCATGAGGTGCTGGTCGATACCTGCGGCACCGGCGGCGACGGTTCCGGTACCTTCAACGTTTCCACGGCCACCGCCTTTGTGGTGGCCGGCGCCGGGCTGCCGGTGGCCAAGCACGGCAACCGGAGCATCTCCAGCCATTGCGGCAGCGCCGATGTGCTCGAGGCCCTGGGGGTCAACCTCAACCTTGATGCCGATACGGTGGGCCGCTCGGTGCAAGAGATCGGGATCGGCTTTCTTTTCGCCCCCATGCTGCACGGGGCAATGAAGTATGCCATTGGGCCGCGCCGGGAGATCGGTATCCGCACCGTGTTCAACCTGCTCGGCCCGCTGACCAATCCGGCCGGGGCCAATGTCCAGGTGATGGGGGTCTATGACCCGGAACTTACCGAAAAACTGGCCGAGGTCCTGGGCCGGCTCGGCAGCCAGCGGGCCCTGGTGGTCTGCGGCGAGGGTAATCTCGACGAGTTGACCGTGACCGGGGAGACCAAGGTGTCGGAATGGAAGGACGGTGCGGTGAACACCTATACGGTTACCCCCGAGGAAGCCGGGCTCGGGCGGGCCACCCTGGCCGAGCTTAAGGGCGGAGCCACTGCGGCCGAGTCGGCGGAGCAACTGCGCCAGGTACTCTCCGGCATTGAGGGGCCAAGGCTGGATATGGTTCTGCTCAATGCCGGCGCCGCATTGATGGCCGCCGGCCAGGTCGCTGATCTCAGGGCCGGGGTGGTTCGGGCCCGGCAGGTGGTTGCCTCGGGCGCGGCCCTGGCCAAGCTGGAGGCCCTGGTGGCGTTCGGTTCTTCCCAGGGGGATGCATGA
- the trpC gene encoding indole-3-glycerol phosphate synthase TrpC — MILDTIVARKKEEVGELRRSGLVAPDCEIPLCRGFQRALIESVDLAVIAEAKKASPSKGVIRPGFDPAAIAASYKAGGATAMSVLTDRDFFQGDLSYIPLVRNVVDLPVLRKDFIIDEIQIKEAGLYGADAILLIAAILDQDQMAEYLAQAVELGMDVLVEVHDEAELEQALGAGSRLIGVNNRDLRDFTVDLGTTFRLKQQLPAGIPLVSESGIRDRNDIQRLRSEKVCAALIGESLMRAPDPGAALRSLLE; from the coding sequence ATGATCCTCGATACCATTGTTGCCCGGAAAAAGGAGGAGGTCGGCGAGTTGCGCCGATCCGGGCTTGTTGCCCCGGACTGCGAAATACCGCTGTGCCGCGGTTTCCAGCGGGCCTTGATCGAATCCGTTGACCTGGCGGTGATTGCCGAGGCCAAAAAGGCCTCGCCCTCCAAAGGGGTTATCAGGCCCGGCTTTGACCCGGCGGCCATTGCCGCAAGTTACAAGGCGGGCGGCGCCACGGCCATGTCGGTGTTGACCGACCGGGATTTTTTCCAGGGCGATCTGTCCTATATCCCGCTGGTCCGGAACGTAGTTGACCTGCCGGTGCTGCGCAAGGACTTCATTATCGACGAAATTCAGATCAAGGAGGCCGGCCTGTACGGCGCTGACGCCATTCTCCTGATCGCGGCCATCCTGGACCAGGACCAGATGGCCGAGTATCTGGCCCAGGCCGTTGAGTTGGGCATGGATGTCCTGGTGGAGGTGCACGACGAGGCGGAGCTTGAGCAGGCCCTTGGTGCCGGCAGCCGGTTGATCGGGGTCAACAACCGGGATCTGCGTGATTTCACCGTGGACCTTGGCACCACCTTCCGGTTGAAACAACAGCTTCCGGCCGGAATCCCGCTGGTGAGCGAGTCCGGTATCCGGGACCGGAATGATATCCAGCGGCTGCGGTCCGAAAAGGTCTGCGCCGCTCTGATCGGGGAGAGCCTGATGCGGGCCCCGGACCCGGGCGCGGCCCTGCGGTCATTACTGGAATAA
- a CDS encoding phosphoribosylanthranilate isomerase: protein MQKESNTGVVIRTRIKVCGITDPADAAAAVAAGVDSLGFIFADSPRRVEPDLARDIIRYLPPMVDAVGVFVDKDLREVEEIIQYCRLTMVQLHGAESPGYCRGLSIRVVKSFRIGPHSTAADLAPYEGAVAGFLLDTYRQGVAGGTGAVFDWDLVEKVAPPGPVILAGGLDPDNVAEAVHRVRPFAVDVNSGVEYAPGRKDHDLLNRFVALVRNTDATLAAPLSLADKK, encoded by the coding sequence ATGCAAAAGGAGAGCAACACAGGCGTGGTGATCCGGACGCGGATCAAGGTGTGCGGAATAACCGATCCGGCCGATGCCGCGGCAGCAGTGGCCGCCGGGGTGGACAGCCTCGGTTTTATCTTTGCCGACAGCCCGCGCCGGGTGGAGCCGGACCTGGCCCGGGATATTATCCGGTATCTGCCGCCGATGGTCGATGCAGTCGGGGTTTTCGTGGACAAAGACCTCCGGGAGGTGGAGGAGATTATCCAGTACTGCAGACTGACCATGGTCCAACTGCACGGGGCCGAGTCGCCCGGGTATTGCCGGGGCCTCTCCATCCGGGTGGTCAAATCCTTTCGGATCGGACCCCATTCCACGGCCGCGGATCTGGCCCCTTATGAAGGCGCGGTTGCCGGGTTTCTCCTTGATACCTACCGGCAAGGGGTGGCCGGCGGTACTGGCGCGGTTTTTGACTGGGACCTGGTGGAAAAGGTGGCTCCGCCAGGGCCGGTGATCCTGGCCGGTGGCCTTGATCCGGACAACGTGGCCGAGGCCGTCCACCGGGTGCGCCCCTTTGCCGTGGATGTCAATTCAGGGGTGGAGTATGCCCCCGGACGCAAGGATCATGACCTGCTCAACCGTTTTGTCGCCCTGGTGCGCAACACCGACGCCACCCTTGCCGCGCCATTGTCCCTGGCCGACAAAAAATGA